The Macaca fascicularis isolate 582-1 chromosome 13, T2T-MFA8v1.1 sequence CTGGCACTCTCCGCTCCCTTCACTGGAAGCTGCTGAGAGCTGGCAGGTTTGAGCCATCATGCCTGCAGCAGGATTTTAATGTGGTCTCCCACTATAAATCAGCCCGTCTGGTTCTAAGAACCATTGCAGCAAAGCTAAGTGTCTACAATTAGAGCTCATCATGACTGAATCTCAGAAAGTGGCAGCTCCAACTTTAAGAACCACCAAAACAGCCAATGTTCTTTCCACAATATGGCCCTTCTCTGAACTTAGAATAAAGCATTCTAGGTTACTTATAAAGACATATTGGGATCAAAGTTTGATGTTTAAAAATCACTTCATCTGAACTCCCCCACTTCTGGAAGCTCCAGCCCCAAAGGTAACGACCTACACAGTCTCCTGGGGTATTTTGTAAACCCCTTGATGGCCTGAACGAAACCCAGTAAACAGGCTTCCTGATAGCCTGATCCCACACCAACGATTAATAAAAACGTTAcctaaatttaaaatgcacaaatgATAACCTTCCAAGACTCAAAGAATAAGCAAAGCCCCATAACAGACTTAGACACAAGTGTTTTTAAGACACACAGATGAATGAAATCAAGATCTTCGTTCTCACCTAATTGAACTAAGTACATAATAGGTCAAGGTTTTTGCACTGGGTGTCGGGTTATCCACTCATCGTCCTCTAGGAATGTGACAGAACAACCCGGTCTCCCTTGGTCacccaacccccaacccccacatGCTCCCAAAGGGACTTCATCCTCATTTACTACATTTGCTATAAGGAAAACGCGGTTGGCAAGAAAGGATCTCGCCTAGGAGAATGTCTCCCTTGTCCCAAATTCGCAAGGGTATTTTTACACACTATTAAACCACAAGAGCCATTTTATAAATGTCATCATCatagtcttttaatattttacataaaaaactGTATACACAGCTTATAGAACTTTTATGTAAACATCATAAGCTCACCATTTTGTCATTtgtcagtttatttaaaaaataaaaaacaagacaacaatttaGTAGAAGTACCactgggaaggaggggaggggaagaaaggataTACAGGGGCAGGTGTATTCTCTGTACAGAGATGCAGAGAAAATTTCACATAGCTTTAGAGAATgccttgtgaaaaaaaaatatataggccCCAATACTTGTTACTGCCCTTTATCAAAACTGTGTGCATGACCTGCACAAATAAAATCACAATACCGTGTTGCCACTTTCttcaagaaaacaaagcaaaatttagtggatttcttttccctctccttgttaaaagtcattttttaaaaacatcagaaGTAGATGAGGTTACAGCGTACAAGTGTGGTCAGAATGCTACTGTCTTATGCAAATGACGAGAGCATTAAGTGTCAAACAATGAAACAATTgtgcaaagaatttaaaaaaaaacaaattttagcctttaaataaatcaaataacaTCATTTTCTTGGACTGAACAATTTTCACTTGTAGGACAGGCACAAAGTTCGCTTATGGCAAAAACAATCCCACAGCGCACCCTCCCTCCTCCCGCTGGTGGCTGGTGGAGGCTCGCAGGGGGGGCTGGCCCGAAGGAGAGGCTGTGCTGGAAGCTGTGTCCTCCCCAAGTCAGTTGCAAATGTCTTCCCCAGGGGTCGGAAAGATGGCCAAGTCCTGTTCATGCTTAGACGGGAGTCTggcccagcctgggccagagcgCTCACCCGTCACCACCATTAAATAACACCATCTTAGCTccgaaaataaaattatatctatatttatataacattccccatcctccccagccctcccctcccccagtacCCGGGGTCTATGTTACAGACAAGGGATATCAGGCGCCCGCTGGTGAAGGGCGAACATCTGATGGGGCGCGGCCACACTCCCACGCCAATCTCGCCCCCGGGGATCAGAGGCGGGGGTGGGGTGAAAATGGGGCGAAGGGAGTCGAAcagacacacagccacacactcTGAGGCCTGGCTCTTCAGAAAAGCATGCTCAGGGGACCCTTGGCACTCAGCGGGGAGCCCAGGCCTGTGCAACACAGCTGGACGCATAGACACTGGGAAGGGGGCGCCCGGTGCCCACGCCGAATCCTGGCGCGAGCCAGAGGCGCCAGCAGACAGATGCCAGGCAGTCCGGTGGGGTCCTTGTGGGACACGAGTCTCCCCTTCTCCGGGCTCGTGGGGGACTGGTCCAGGAGGGGGAGCCGCGCCGGCAGGGGCAGGCGCGACGGGCGCGGCCCTCATAGCACCTTGCAGCAGTTGATGCAGCCGTTCTGGGAGCCGTAGCGCTTCTGCAGCGCGGCGCGCGTGGCCGTCTCGAAGACCTCGCGCACGCCTTCCTTGGTCTTGGCCGAGCACTCGAGGTAGTCGTAGGCTTGAATGCGCACGGCCATGGCGCGGCCGTCATCCGTGCGCACTGGTTCCTGCTTCATGCGGGCCAGCTCTGTGCGGACATGCTCGTCGCTGCGCAGGTCTTTTTTGTTGGCCACCAGGATGATGGGCACGTTGGGGCAGAAGTGCTTCACCTCGGGCACCCACTTCTCGGGGATGTTCTCCAGCGAGTCCGGGCTGTCCACCGAGAAGCACATGAGGATGACGTCGGTGTCCGGATAAGAGAGTGGCCGCAGACGGTCGTAGTCCTCCTGGCCCGCCGTGTCCCACAGCGCCAGCTCCACCTGCTTGCCGTCCACCTCGATATCGGCCACATAGTTCTCGAAGACAGTGGGCACGTACACCTCGGGGAACTCGTCCTTACTGAACACGATCAGCAGGCACGTCTTGCCACACGCGCCGTCGCCCACCACCACCAGCTTCTTGCGGATGGCCGCCATGAGCGGGCCGGGCCCGGGCAGCAGGAGGGGGCCCGCGAACGCCTCGCTGCCGTCCCGCTCGCCGCTCACTGCTCACCTCGGGCTGGGCGCAGGGGGCGAGGGTCGCTAGCTGCACTCGGGCCCCGCGGTGGCGCGTTCTCTCACTGAGCTCCGGCTGCCGCGGCGGGGGCGGTGGGGGCGCGGGGGCATAAGGCGCACCGTGCGTCTCGCCGCGCTGCTCCCGGGCGGTGGTCGCTCTGCTAGCCCCGGGGCGGGAGTCGGCGGCTTTGTGCGTAACGCGGGCTCGGGCGGCAGACTCGGCCTAGCTCCCTCCCGGGTCTCTCCCGGCCTCGCCGAGCATACAAGAGAGAGAACAAGTCCAAACAGACTGCGGTGGCAGATGAGGGCTGCGGCCCTAGCGCCCGCTATTTAAAGAGTCCGGCCACTTTCTTAATATAGCCGTCCAATGGGAAACGAGCCGGCTGAGCTCATCGCTGCGGATCTTGGCTCTGATTGGCCGCCCGCTGCAGCCCGGGGGCGGGGCAGGGCCAGCTTGATTGACGGCCCAGGCCGCCGGGCTGGGAGAGGCAGCGACCCGGGAGTCTGCGCCGCTGCTGGCGCTGCGGGGCTCTAGCGGCACCGGGGTCCCCTTCTTCGCCGCAGCGTCTGCGCGCGGATTCCCGGAGCTGCCTGGAGCCTACAGGGTCTGGGCGAGCGGTTCCGAAACAGGCGGCACTCAGTGGGGCGTTGGCGACTCCCATTCAGAATTGCCCCTCTTCCTGGCAAACTCCCGGCGGTGGTTGGACCTGTGGGGGAGGGGGTTTTGCTCTTTTAAcgtggttttgtttttgaataaacacacacacacacacaccacacactttTGTTTCCAAACAAAagtgttttctcctttcttttggaGGCGACCCCTCCTGTGGTCTAGGGCCCCACCCGGGTACTCGCCCTGGGCCAGCCTCGGGTTTGGACCCGAGAGGCGACCGGCTGGCTGCAAACTGGCTCTTCCAAGTCCCGCCGCCCCCACCCTTCCCAACCCCCAGCTTAGGTCTCTAGGTGAAGATTAAGGGAAGAGGTGCGGAGTGGCGGAGCCTGACAATGGAAAGGAAAGGTCGAAGCTGGAACACTTGGAGGAAGTTACTGGGCAGGGAGAAGCCCCCTCGGCCCCGCTCTTCACAATGAAGTCTGATCCCGGTTCTTGAAACAGAGAACTGTCTGAGATAAATTGTACAACAGAATATACAGTATTGTACAATAGCATGTACAATATTCTGGGTTCAATAGAATCCAACCACCCCAAGACCCGTGAGCGGGCGAAAAGGCTCGAGGCTGGGGAAGACGGGCGGGGTAAGGGGCTAACAAATGGGGCACAGCGGGTTAGTGGGTGTCCCCTCTAGTGGGGCGCCAGATCCCTAGTCTCCTGATGCACACTAGGACTGAACTCATTTATCCTATAGATCCTGCAGGAGATGACAGTACCTGTGATCCTGAAAGACCCTAGTCAACCGATTTCTACGgataaaagaggaagaagggggtagggggaaaggaggaaaggggagtCGGGGAGGGCTCCCGGGAAGGAGAAACAGCCTGAACACAAGCAGGAAGGTGGGAAGGAGTAGGGCACACTCTAGGAGCTGCGTATGCTGGGGTTCATGAGCGCTGAAGCATTAACTGCAAGGGGTGGGCTCTGTCCATCCATTGCAGGGGAAATGTATGCAGACTGTTTTTTCATCTGAGGAAGGACCCACCACATCACCGGGAGGTTGTTGCCTCCTGTCTCCATCTCTGCCTCGCTCTCTGTGAGTTGTTGGAGGGCCAGGATTCTGTCTTATCTCCACATCTTGAAGacccagcacaatgcctggcatttACAAGAATCAGTACATGACTGTGGAGAATTAACCCCAATGCTCAGAAACGCAGGTAGATCTTTCTGGGGGTTTCTTACCTGAGTTCCACGTTTTGCTTTAACAATTATCTAAccaggctcacgcctgtgatccctgGGCCTGGGAGACccaggctg is a genomic window containing:
- the RHOB gene encoding rho-related GTP-binding protein RhoB, translated to MAAIRKKLVVVGDGACGKTCLLIVFSKDEFPEVYVPTVFENYVADIEVDGKQVELALWDTAGQEDYDRLRPLSYPDTDVILMCFSVDSPDSLENIPEKWVPEVKHFCPNVPIILVANKKDLRSDEHVRTELARMKQEPVRTDDGRAMAVRIQAYDYLECSAKTKEGVREVFETATRAALQKRYGSQNGCINCCKVL